The genomic interval TTTTACTTCTCTTGTTTGGTACCGCCGAATACAGCATATTTGTAATATTTCCAGACGACATCTATTTCAGTGAAACCTACTTCTTCGAGCCATTTGAGGTGTGATATTAATTTTTCGGGATTGCCTCCTTTGTGGTGTCTGCCCAACCATTTCTTATTTATTTCTTCATCTGAAATTGATTGAGCCATAAAGTTTTTCCAATTTGACATATATAGCTTTTCGAGATGTTCATTGGAACCTATAACAACATCCGCATTGTAAAACACACCTCCATTTGTTAAATTCATGAACACCTTATGATAAAACTGTTTTTTATCGTTCCCTAAGTGATGTAAGGATAATGAAGAAATAACAACGTCGTATTTTCTGTCAAACTCAAATTCTGCAAAATCACATAAAATATATGAAATATCCTCATAGCATGCTAACTTCGCTTTTGCCATTTGAATCATATTCTCTGCAAAATCGAGGCATGTTATTTTTGCATTGTGACATTTTTCTTTTACCTTTTTTGCTATTGTTCCTGTTCCACAACCTATGTCAATAACGTGAATAGGTATCTCTATTTCATAAGGAATGGCTAACAGTAATGCCTCAATCATTTCTTCATAATGTGGAATTAGGTTTAATACGATCTGGTCATATTCTTTTGCTTCTTCTTCAAAATGTTCTTTCATTGTTTCCATAGAGATTCTCCAGTATCTTGTTTTCTTACGATGTAAACATTATCTTCATAAGTAATACACTCACCTTATATTTTTGGTTTTAAGTCGAAAGGGAGGTATTTTAACAATTTTTATAATATCATTCACAAAGTTTTATTTGGTATTTGAATCAAAAGTAGTTATAATAATATATGTTTTAAAATATGTAAAAAAGTTTAAGTTCTTTCAATAACATTAACCATTAATTGAAGGGAGCGTTTTATGGCTAAAAAGACAGTAAATGTAGCGATGATCGGTGGTGCGTTTATGGGAAAGACGCACAGCAACGCATGGCGTAAAGTAGCGATGTTTTTTGACCCGCCTGTGAAGCCCGTGATGAAAGTTATGTGTGACAAAGATCCAAATGCATTGAAGAATGCGGAACGGTATGGTTGGCAGGAGACATCGGACAACTGGGAAGAAGTGGTTAATCGTCCTGACATTGATGTGGTTGATATTTGCACACCGAACTTCCTTCATCCTCCAATTGCCATTGCGGCAGCGAAAGCAGGTAAAGCGATTGTATGTGAAAAACCGTTAGCCAATACATTGGCAGAAGCGAAACAGATGTTGGATGCAGTTAAAAAGGCTGGCGTGCGTAATATGTGTGGTTTCTCTTATCGTTTTGCTCCTGCAGTACAGACAATTAAACAATTAGTTTCCAAAGGACAATTAGGTGATATTTTCCATTTTCGTGCGGCATATCAACAAGATTGGATTGTTGACCCTGATTTTCCAATGGTGTGGCGTTTGAAGAAAAAGCATACGGGCTCAGGTGCATTAGGTGATATTGGTGCTCATATTACTGATTTGTGCCATTTTCTTGTTGGTCAAGTATGCGAAGTTGCTGGAACGATGGAAACCTTTATTAAGAAACGGATTGTTCCTGAGAGTGATGTGGGAGCATGGGGAGCCAAAGGTGTTAAAGGGAAGAAAGTTTACGACACTGTTGATGTCGATGATGCAGTGATATATGTAGCACGAATTCAGGGCAAAAATACTTTGGCGACCTTCGAAGCAACACGGTTTGCTCCAGGACGCAGAAACTACAACAGTATCGAAATTTATGGAAGTAAGGGCTCGGTATTGTGGAATCAGGAAGAGATGAATGAATTTCATTATTTCAATCGTAGCGATCCACCTACATTACAAGGCTTCCGTAAAGTCCAAGCATGTGATATGGGTCATCCATATGTACATGCATGGTGGCCACCTGGACATATTATTGGTTATGAACATCTTTTTGTTCATGAGATGTATGAGTTCCTCTGCAGTTTAACCAGTAAGAAGATAAACTATCCCACATTTGAAGATGCGGTTAAATGTCAGGCGGTATTGGATGCGGTTGAGCGTGCATCTGCATCGAAGAAGTGGGAAAAAGTGGTAATTTAGTTCCGTCAATAAAACATATTAATAAAAGGAGAATGGAATATGAAATTAGGTATGTTAACGGTAATGTTTGGTGGGACACCATTAAAAGATGTCCTTGAAATTATACGTCCTCTACAACTTCAATGTGTCGAATTAGGGACAGGGAATTATCCTGGTGGTGCCCATGCTCCCGTGAAGGAATTATTATCCTCAAAACCCAAGCGAGATGAATTAAAAGCATTGTTGAAAGGAGAAGGTCTGGAAATCAGTGCTTTGAGTTGCCACGGCAATTGTCTACATCCCGACCCTGATTTTGCAAAGAAAAATCGTGAAGTGCAAACAGATACAATCAGATTAGCCCACGAATTGGGTGTTAAAGTTGTCATTGACTTTTCTGGTTGTCCTGGTTCTGACCCAACCGCCAAGAAACCGAATTGGGTAACTTGTGCATGGCCACCAGATTATCTGGATATATTAAAATGGCAATGGGAAGAAGTAGCCATTCCTTATTGGTCGAAACAAGCCAAATTTGCACGTGACCATGGTGTTAACTTAGCATTTGAGATGCATCCTGGTTTCCTTGTTTATAATACGGAAACATTATTAAAACTTCGCAAATCCTGTGGAAATAACATCGGTGCTAATTTAGATCCAAGCCATTTATTCTGGCAAGGCATGGACCCCTGTGCTGTTGTTCGTGTATTGGGTAAAGCCATATTCCACGTGCACGCTAAAGACTCAAAAATTGATGCAACAAACACTATGGTCAATGGTGTGTTAGACACGAAACATTATGGAGATGAAATTCATCGCTCGTGGATATTCCGTACATGTGGCTACGGGCACAGTTTAGAATGGTGGAAAGATTTCTTCTCGAACCTACGTATGGTAGGTTATGATGGTGCTATCAGTATTGAACATGAAGATAGTTTGATGTCCAATCGTGAAGGTTTGACCAAAGCAGTTGAATTTTTGAAACAAGCCATTATTGCGGAAAAACCGACAGCAATGACTTGGGCATAAACCTTTTTTAACTTGGGAGAGTCTAAATAAGACTCTCCCTTAACTCACTTTTTTAGAACTCTTTAGTAAGGAGGATTTGTCATGGCTATTCAAGTAGGTATCATTGGATTAGGGATGATGGGGAAAGTGCATTTTGACACTTACAACAAATTAAAAGGTGTAAAAGTGGTGGCGGTATGTGATACGGATGAGAAGAAAAGGAGAGGGAATATTGGTCCTTTTGGTTCTTTGGACTTGAGCAAAGTTAAGGTTTACTCTAAACCAGAAGAGATACTCAATGACCCGCAAATAGATGTACTTGATATAACATTACCTACTCCAGCCCATGCATCCATAGCCATTCAAGCATTCCAAACGGGTAAACATGTTATATGTGAAAAGCCAATGGCACGAACATCCTCCGAAGCGATGGAAATGATTAAATCTGCAAAGAAGAATAAAAAACATTTATATATTGCTCACTGCATCCGTTTTTGGCCATCTTATGTCGTAGCTAAAGAGTTAATAGAGAGTGGTAAATATGGTAAAGTGCTCACTGCAAAATTTACCCGCGTTAGTGGACTACCTAACTGGAGTTGGCAGAACTGGCTTCAGACCGCATCTCAATCAGGAAGATGTGCCTTAGATCTGCATATTCATGATGCAGATTTTGTCCGCTATCTATTCGGCAAACCTAAGACAGTCCAAAGTATCGGTGCAAGCCTTGCACAAGGCGGTGTAGACCACATCATTACAAGTTATAACTATCCAGAACGGCAATGGGTTGTCGCCGAAGGAGCATGGGAATATAGTACAACCTACCCATTTTCAATGACGTTCACTATTGCTATGGAGCAAGGCACATTAGAAATGTCGCGAAACCTTGCTCTGACGTGGTACCCAAATCGTGGTAAACCGAAGGCTATCAAGGTTCTCAAAGGCGATGGATACGAAGGAGAATTGAGGCATTTTCTGGAATGCCTTCAAAAAGACCGCGACTCGGATATTATTCCACCCGAAGAGGCATATAAAACACTTTTATTAATAGAAGCGGAATTAGAATCTATCAAGACACAGCGACCTGTTTCTGTTCGCGGTTAGAGATATTTAGTTAGATAATTTGGTTTACAAATATTTTTAAGTTCACAATTTTTATATTTTTGTTTTAATAAATATGCATCTTTTCTATAAAAATTTCTTCGCCCTATTCTGCTAAAGATTTCACTTAATAACCTTCAAAATAATCAAGGTCAACTTTAAATATTTCAATTGGTATATGCGTTCGCACACCTATTCTATATTTCATCATATAATCTACCAATTTATCTCCATCAATCAATATTAATTTAAAGTCAGACAAATTACCTGCATATTTCACAGCTTCTTCTGTAAATTTAGAGGTGGTAATGAACACACCTTTCTTGCTTCCTTTACCATGTAAGGCACCTACAAAAGACTGTAGTTCTTTCCTCCCAACAATTGCAGAATTCCAACGTTTTGCTTGAATATAAATATTATCTAAACCAAGCACATCTTGTTTAATAACACCATCAACACCTTCATCATTTGATCTGCCAAGGTGCTGGCTTGCTTCTTCGTACGAACCACCATATCCCATCTTGACAAGGACATCTACTACCAGTTTTTCAAAGGCGGTTGGGGATAGTTTCAAAATAATTTCTTTAAGTTCATCCTTTGTTAGGGAGTTTAATAATTCTACATTCTCTTGCACTAATTCCTCAGGTGATTTATTTGATACATTATCTAAGACTAACGTATCAGACATCTCTTCTGATGAAAATTTCGAGTTCTGATACCAATCTCTAAACTCCTGAAAATTATCTATAAGACATTTGTTGTTAATATTCTCAGGATTTTTTGAAAGGACTTCCAATCCCCTATCTGTAATTTTCCAGTATCCCACTCGCCCTCTTCGTTCNNNNNNNNNNNNNNNNNNNNNNNNNNNNNNNNNNNNNNNNNNNNNNNNNNNNNNNNNNNNNNNNNNNNNNNNNNNNNNNNNNNNNNNNNNNNNNNNNNNNATATAATGTTTATTTTAATATTAATTACTACGTGCTCTTTGGATGGCGTTTTGCCATGCTTGTAGGACTGTTTTTCTTTGGTCTTCTGTCCATTGTGGTTCAAATATACGACCGATACGCCAACGTTTTCTCAGTTCTTCTTGTCCATTCCAGAATTTCGTTGCAAGACCTGCAAGATATGCAGAACCTAATGCTGTTGTTTCAAGAGTTGAGCCACGAATAACAGGTTTCCCTAAAACATTTGCTTGATGTTGTAACAGGAAGTTATTTGCGGCAGCACCGCCATCTACTCGTAACTGTGTAATTTTTGTTCCTGCATCCTGCTCCATTGTAAAAACGACATCGGCAGATTGATAAGCAATCGATTCTAATGCTGACCGAACAATATGGGCTCTGGACGTCCCGCGTGTAATTCCTGTGATTAATCCCCGAGCATGCATATCCCAGTATGGAGCACCTAATCCTACAAAAGCGGGGACTAAATAAACACCACCTGTATCGGGTACTGACATGGCAATCTCTTCACTCTCTACTGCGGATTGTATCAGTTTCATTTCATCTCTAAGCCATTGGATTACCGCACCACCGACAAAGACGCTTCCTTCTAAGGCATACGTTACTTTTCCATCTAATCCCCACGCCACAGTGGTAAGTAAACCATGCTTCGATGGAGGTGCTTCATTCCCTGTATTCATGAGAAGGAAGCAACCTGTACCATAGGTGTTTTTACATTCACCTGTATTAAATGCTGTTTGCCCAAATAATGCAGATTGCTGGTCGCCAATTAGTGCGGATACAGGCACAGATTTGCCGAGTACTTCGGTGTGACCAAAAATTTTACTACTGGGGTGTACTTCTGGCAATATGCTTTTTGGTATTTTCAGAGCATCTAAAATTGTATCGTCCCACTCTAATGTGTGAATATTAAATAATAGTGTTCGTGAAGCATTTGTATAGTCTGTAGCATGAACACCCGTTAATTGATACAATAACCAACTATCAATTGTTCCAAATAATATTTCTCCTTTTTCTGCACGTTTTCTTAAGCCAGACACATTGTCCAACATCCAACGTATTTTTGTCCCAGAGAAGTACGCATCTAAAACCAGACCTGTTCGATTACGTATTTCTTCTTCAAGTCCTTCTGAGCGTAATTGTTCGCATAATCCAGCTGTTCTTCGACACTGCCACACAATCGCTGGATGTACTGGTGCACCTGTTTTTTTATCCCATAATACGGTGGTTTCACGCTGATTCGTTATGCCAATCCCTGCGATTTCATCCGCAGATGCTCCACATTTTTTTAATACCGCTCGTGCTGTTGCTAATTGGGTATTCCAAATTTCATATGGGTCATGCTCAACCCAACCTGGTCTCGGATAGTATTGCTTAAATTCTTGTTGACTTACTGCTACTGCATTCCCTTCATGGTCGAAAAGAATACTGCGTGAACTGGTTGTTCCCTGGTCTAAAGCAAGAATATATTTTTTTTCCATAACCCACTCCTTATATGTTTTCAATATCAATCACAATTGCTGAATATTACATATTATTCATATTTGTATAAGCCTTTCAAATTTTAAACAAAAGGAACAGGAATATAAAAGTGTGTTTTATTTTAAACTTAATACTAAATTAAGTAGTAAAGACACAGCATATTGAGCCTGTTAAACAGCAACAAAGATACTTTTGGCTGTAAGAAGGTTTTATTTCCATTTAGAATCTTCGTGGGACAATTAGTGTCTTGCCTTCTATGGTTGCTTTATTTTACAATCATTTATAATTTTTTATTTGTTAGAGGAGAATTCGAGAAAATGGTAAATCTTATTACGGTTGTATTATGTATGGTGGGGTTTTTGTTGTTATGTTTTTATGGGGAATTTAAGAAAGAAAAATGGACACGTGGCATAGGAAAAATGATGGCTTCTAATTGTTTTCTATATATCGCTATTTCATCCCTTTTACACTATCAATTGCCAGATTACCTTTATGTTCCTATGATATGGATTATTATTGGGTTAATATGCTCATGGTGGGGCGATTTATTTTTGCTATCACGAAATTCGATTATTTTTCTTTTAGGCCTTATTTCATTTCTTTTAGCACATGTGTGTTACATTGTCTCATTTTTAATAGTCAAAGTTGACCCATTTCTGACTATTTCAGCATTGGTGATATCCATAGTCCCTGCAATAGGTATAGCATATTGGCTAAATCCTAATTTAGGTTCTATG from Candidatus Hydrogenedens sp. carries:
- a CDS encoding Gfo/Idh/MocA family oxidoreductase produces the protein MAKKTVNVAMIGGAFMGKTHSNAWRKVAMFFDPPVKPVMKVMCDKDPNALKNAERYGWQETSDNWEEVVNRPDIDVVDICTPNFLHPPIAIAAAKAGKAIVCEKPLANTLAEAKQMLDAVKKAGVRNMCGFSYRFAPAVQTIKQLVSKGQLGDIFHFRAAYQQDWIVDPDFPMVWRLKKKHTGSGALGDIGAHITDLCHFLVGQVCEVAGTMETFIKKRIVPESDVGAWGAKGVKGKKVYDTVDVDDAVIYVARIQGKNTLATFEATRFAPGRRNYNSIEIYGSKGSVLWNQEEMNEFHYFNRSDPPTLQGFRKVQACDMGHPYVHAWWPPGHIIGYEHLFVHEMYEFLCSLTSKKINYPTFEDAVKCQAVLDAVERASASKKWEKVVI
- the glpK gene encoding glycerol kinase GlpK, which codes for MEKKYILALDQGTTSSRSILFDHEGNAVAVSQQEFKQYYPRPGWVEHDPYEIWNTQLATARAVLKKCGASADEIAGIGITNQRETTVLWDKKTGAPVHPAIVWQCRRTAGLCEQLRSEGLEEEIRNRTGLVLDAYFSGTKIRWMLDNVSGLRKRAEKGEILFGTIDSWLLYQLTGVHATDYTNASRTLLFNIHTLEWDDTILDALKIPKSILPEVHPSSKIFGHTEVLGKSVPVSALIGDQQSALFGQTAFNTGECKNTYGTGCFLLMNTGNEAPPSKHGLLTTVAWGLDGKVTYALEGSVFVGGAVIQWLRDEMKLIQSAVESEEIAMSVPDTGGVYLVPAFVGLGAPYWDMHARGLITGITRGTSRAHIVRSALESIAYQSADVVFTMEQDAGTKITQLRVDGGAAANNFLLQHQANVLGKPVIRGSTLETTALGSAYLAGLATKFWNGQEELRKRWRIGRIFEPQWTEDQRKTVLQAWQNAIQRARSN
- a CDS encoding lysoplasmalogenase; the protein is MVNLITVVLCMVGFLLLCFYGEFKKEKWTRGIGKMMASNCFLYIAISSLLHYQLPDYLYVPMIWIIIGLICSWWGDLFLLSRNSIIFLLGLISFLLAHVCYIVSFLIVKVDPFLTISALVISIVPAIGIAYWLNPNLGSMRLPAYMYMVIISCMVSLAIGAWAYSGLWNLPVGALMFYVSDMFVARDRFRKSDNWNFVIGGPLYFAAQVFLASTPLWASIS
- a CDS encoding Gfo/Idh/MocA family oxidoreductase; protein product: MAIQVGIIGLGMMGKVHFDTYNKLKGVKVVAVCDTDEKKRRGNIGPFGSLDLSKVKVYSKPEEILNDPQIDVLDITLPTPAHASIAIQAFQTGKHVICEKPMARTSSEAMEMIKSAKKNKKHLYIAHCIRFWPSYVVAKELIESGKYGKVLTAKFTRVSGLPNWSWQNWLQTASQSGRCALDLHIHDADFVRYLFGKPKTVQSIGASLAQGGVDHIITSYNYPERQWVVAEGAWEYSTTYPFSMTFTIAMEQGTLEMSRNLALTWYPNRGKPKAIKVLKGDGYEGELRHFLECLQKDRDSDIIPPEEAYKTLLLIEAELESIKTQRPVSVRG
- a CDS encoding restriction endonuclease — its product is ERRGRVGYWKITDRGLEVLSKNPENINNKCLIDNFQEFRDWYQNSKFSSEEMSDTLVLDNVSNKSPEELVQENVELLNSLTKDELKEIILKLSPTAFEKLVVDVLVKMGYGGSYEEASQHLGRSNDEGVDGVIKQDVLGLDNIYIQAKRWNSAIVGRKELQSFVGALHGKGSKKGVFITTSKFTEEAVKYAGNLSDFKLILIDGDKLVDYMMKYRIGVRTHIPIEIFKVDLDYFEGY
- a CDS encoding sugar phosphate isomerase/epimerase, with amino-acid sequence MKLGMLTVMFGGTPLKDVLEIIRPLQLQCVELGTGNYPGGAHAPVKELLSSKPKRDELKALLKGEGLEISALSCHGNCLHPDPDFAKKNREVQTDTIRLAHELGVKVVIDFSGCPGSDPTAKKPNWVTCAWPPDYLDILKWQWEEVAIPYWSKQAKFARDHGVNLAFEMHPGFLVYNTETLLKLRKSCGNNIGANLDPSHLFWQGMDPCAVVRVLGKAIFHVHAKDSKIDATNTMVNGVLDTKHYGDEIHRSWIFRTCGYGHSLEWWKDFFSNLRMVGYDGAISIEHEDSLMSNREGLTKAVEFLKQAIIAEKPTAMTWA
- a CDS encoding class I SAM-dependent methyltransferase; its protein translation is METMKEHFEEEAKEYDQIVLNLIPHYEEMIEALLLAIPYEIEIPIHVIDIGCGTGTIAKKVKEKCHNAKITCLDFAENMIQMAKAKLACYEDISYILCDFAEFEFDRKYDVVISSLSLHHLGNDKKQFYHKVFMNLTNGGVFYNADVVIGSNEHLEKLYMSNWKNFMAQSISDEEINKKWLGRHHKGGNPEKLISHLKWLEEVGFTEIDVVWKYYKYAVFGGTKQEK